In one window of Nodosilinea sp. PGN35 DNA:
- the crtE gene encoding geranylgeranyl diphosphate synthase CrtE, translated as MVPTNSLDSRPAAAGSFDLESYLAERRPQVEAALDLALPLRYPETLYESMRYSLLAGGKRLRPILCLASCELVGGSAAVAMPTACALEMIHTMSLIHDDLPSMDNDDYRRGRLTNHKVYGDDVAILAGDALLTYAFEYVATQTQGAAPERVLRVIAGLGKAVGGEGLVGGQIVDLASEGNPDVTLETLNYIHNHKTAALLEISVTSGALLAGASDEAIESLRQYAQRIGLAFQIVDDILDITSTPETLGKSVGKDITAQKVTYPSLWGLEESRRQADQLIEAAKESLAEFGDLNQPLLAIADYIVARTY; from the coding sequence ATGGTGCCAACCAACTCCCTCGACTCCAGACCCGCTGCTGCCGGATCCTTTGACCTAGAATCCTACCTGGCAGAGCGTCGTCCCCAGGTGGAAGCTGCCCTCGATCTGGCCCTGCCCCTGCGCTACCCCGAAACTCTCTACGAGTCCATGCGCTACTCGCTGCTGGCCGGGGGCAAGCGCCTGCGTCCAATTCTCTGTCTGGCCAGCTGTGAACTGGTGGGTGGTAGTGCAGCGGTGGCCATGCCCACCGCCTGCGCCCTGGAGATGATCCACACCATGTCGCTGATCCACGACGATCTGCCGTCGATGGACAACGACGACTACCGCCGGGGCCGCCTGACCAACCACAAGGTCTACGGCGACGACGTGGCGATTTTGGCGGGCGACGCCCTGCTCACCTACGCCTTTGAATACGTGGCCACCCAAACCCAGGGGGCAGCCCCCGAGCGGGTGCTGCGGGTGATTGCCGGGCTGGGCAAGGCCGTGGGGGGCGAAGGCTTGGTGGGGGGCCAGATTGTGGATCTGGCCAGCGAGGGCAATCCCGATGTGACCCTGGAGACCCTCAACTACATCCACAACCACAAGACGGCGGCACTGCTAGAAATTTCGGTCACCTCCGGCGCGCTGCTGGCGGGTGCTAGCGACGAGGCCATTGAAAGCCTGCGCCAGTACGCCCAACGCATTGGCCTGGCCTTCCAAATTGTGGACGACATTCTCGACATCACCTCGACCCCCGAAACCCTGGGCAAGTCGGTGGGCAAAGATATCACCGCCCAAAAGGTGACCTACCCCAGCCTGTGGGGGCTGGAAGAATCGCGCCGCCAAGCCGACCAGCTGATTGAGGCAGCCAAGGAAAGCCTGGCGGAGTTTGGCGATCTAAACCAGCCCCTGCTGGCGATCGCCGACTACATTGTTGCCCGTACCTACTAG
- the folD gene encoding bifunctional methylenetetrahydrofolate dehydrogenase/methenyltetrahydrofolate cyclohydrolase FolD, translating into MTQLLDGKALAAQIQTDLAAAVQAYTTQGHRPPGLAVIMVGDNPASAAYVRNKERACSRVGIASYGKHLPATVSQREVADLIQQLNADPSVDGILVQLPLPAHLDAVALLLAIDPDKDADGLHPINLGRLVRGEPGLRSCTPYGVMRLLEAAKIDPAGATAVVVGRSILVGKPMALMLLEANATVTIAHSRTPDLAAVMRQADILVAAVGRPGMITAADVKPGGTVIDVGINRVEQPDGSARLVGDVDFASVEPVAGAITPVPGGVGPMTVAMLLENTVTSYRNRL; encoded by the coding sequence ATGACTCAACTGCTCGACGGCAAAGCCCTGGCCGCCCAAATTCAAACCGATCTGGCCGCCGCTGTTCAGGCCTACACCACCCAGGGACACCGTCCGCCGGGGCTGGCGGTGATTATGGTGGGCGACAACCCCGCCAGCGCCGCCTACGTGCGCAACAAAGAGCGGGCCTGTAGCCGGGTGGGCATTGCCTCCTACGGCAAGCATCTGCCCGCCACCGTCTCCCAGCGGGAGGTGGCCGACCTGATTCAGCAGCTCAACGCTGACCCCAGCGTAGACGGCATTTTGGTGCAGCTGCCCCTGCCCGCTCACCTCGACGCCGTAGCCCTGCTGCTCGCCATCGACCCCGACAAAGATGCCGACGGCCTGCACCCGATCAATCTGGGTCGGCTGGTGCGGGGCGAACCGGGCCTGCGCAGCTGCACCCCCTACGGTGTCATGCGGCTGCTAGAGGCCGCCAAGATTGACCCCGCCGGAGCCACAGCGGTGGTGGTGGGGCGCAGCATTCTGGTGGGCAAGCCCATGGCCCTGATGCTGCTGGAGGCCAACGCCACCGTCACCATAGCCCACTCGCGCACCCCCGATTTGGCCGCGGTGATGCGGCAAGCTGATATTCTAGTGGCGGCGGTGGGCCGTCCCGGTATGATTACTGCTGCGGACGTGAAGCCGGGCGGTACAGTCATCGATGTGGGCATCAACCGGGTCGAGCAGCCCGACGGCTCAGCCCGGCTGGTGGGGGATGTCGATTTTGCCTCGGTGGAGCCGGTGGCCGGAGCGATTACCCCGGTGCCGGGGGGTGTTGGCCCCATGACCGTAGCCATGCTGCTGGAGAACACCGTTACCAGCTACCGCAACCGCCTTTAA
- the psbU gene encoding photosystem II complex extrinsic protein PsbU — protein sequence MKQLVGLLVALAVLFGWVSSPAVAQPISGPIFGADLLSAPLEATAWLAEAPQNAVDAKLKTEYGAKLDLNNANVQGFRKFPGLYPTLARKILINAPYESVDDVLDLPGLSEQQLDILRKNLDNFTVTVPDSAFVEGGDRFNNGVYK from the coding sequence ATGAAACAACTGGTTGGCCTACTCGTTGCGCTGGCAGTGCTATTTGGCTGGGTAAGCAGCCCCGCTGTGGCGCAGCCCATCTCTGGGCCCATCTTTGGGGCAGACCTTTTGAGCGCCCCCCTTGAGGCCACGGCCTGGCTGGCAGAGGCACCGCAGAATGCGGTAGATGCCAAGCTCAAGACAGAATACGGGGCTAAATTAGACCTCAACAACGCCAACGTACAGGGCTTTAGAAAGTTTCCTGGGCTGTACCCCACCCTGGCGCGCAAGATTCTGATCAATGCTCCCTACGAGAGCGTTGACGATGTGCTCGACCTGCCGGGTTTGAGCGAGCAGCAGCTGGATATTCTGCGCAAGAACCTGGATAACTTTACGGTTACCGTGCCCGACTCGGCCTTTGTGGAAGGCGGCGATCGCTTTAATAACGGCGTCTATAAGTAG